One window of the Chloroflexota bacterium genome contains the following:
- a CDS encoding isoleucine--tRNA ligase, with protein sequence MVFQEVSTKLNFPELEEKVLRFWQEHHTFRKSMDVRAGAQPFVFYEGPPTANGLPGIHHVLGRVYKDTIPRYQTMKGRYVLRKGGWDTHGLPVEIEVEKELGFSGKQAIEEYGVAEFNERCRASVFRYTKEWTKLSDRIGFWLDMENPYVTLSTDYIESVWWILKQLWDRDLLYQGYKVVPYCPRCGTPLSSHELALGYETTVDPSIYVKFPLRDEANTYFLVWTTTPWTLPGNVALAVHPDETYVMVEQGGERLILVKALLNEALRGEYTILKEMPGRDLKGIHYRPLYTFLPVEGDYCYVLLGDFVTTAEGTGIVHIAPAFGEDDLNVGREYNLPILQTVDLKGNFIDAVTPWRGLFVKDADPLIMEDLRGRGLMYHVGQYEHVYPFCWRCDTPLLYYAKTTWYIETTRYKDRLLANNQLINWIPSHIKDGRFGDWLQNNVDWALGRERYWGTPLPVWVCDGCGEKTCIGSVAELRERVRDPKAHVGALTALRSEEASLSELDLHRPYIDQVTFPCSKCAGTMRRVPEVIDCWFDSGAMPVAQWHYPFENKELFQSQFPADFICEGIDQTRGWFYSLHAIATLLFDQPAYKTCISFGLVLDEEGQKMSKSKGNVVDPWEVINVHGADATRWYFYTAAPPDYPRRFSVDLVGETVRKFMLTLWNTYGFFVTYANIDGFDPRQGWVDVKQRPEIDRWILSELNALVRVVDEGMSNFDMTGPARAIQDFVDDLSNWYVRRSRRRFWKSGLAEDKRSAHHTLYTCLVTLCKLLAPFTPFTAEAMYQNLVRAVDASAPESVHLCDYPQADAALIDPKLMADTRLVMRLASLGHAARNKAGLKVRQPLAEVAVVLRSAEEQASVQRLQELLLDELNVKSLRLVEDKGELVTYTARAVASLVGKKYGSLFPKVQGALAKMNAEEVARSVSEGRSVEVEVEGQWITLNPGEVEVRTHEREGYVVAEDAGYLVAIRTALTPQLISEGLARELVRRVQTLRKEADFRIDETISTYYQTGPQLGAVLHEWAEYFKGETLSVLLEETVEAPDERAYTGTFDVDGEAITFWLLPSADSDWWTRHGK encoded by the coding sequence ATGGTTTTCCAAGAGGTATCCACGAAACTGAACTTTCCTGAACTTGAAGAAAAGGTGCTGCGCTTCTGGCAGGAGCATCACACTTTCCGTAAGAGCATGGATGTGCGCGCCGGTGCACAGCCCTTCGTCTTCTACGAAGGCCCGCCGACGGCCAATGGTCTGCCAGGCATTCACCACGTGCTTGGGCGCGTATACAAAGACACCATCCCTCGCTACCAGACCATGAAGGGCCGCTATGTCCTGCGCAAGGGCGGCTGGGACACCCATGGCCTGCCGGTGGAGATCGAGGTGGAGAAGGAACTGGGCTTCAGCGGCAAACAGGCCATTGAGGAATACGGCGTCGCCGAGTTCAATGAACGCTGCCGGGCCAGCGTCTTCCGCTACACCAAAGAGTGGACCAAACTCAGCGATCGCATCGGCTTCTGGCTCGATATGGAGAACCCCTACGTTACCCTCAGCACCGACTACATCGAGTCCGTCTGGTGGATCCTGAAACAACTCTGGGACCGTGACCTGTTGTACCAGGGCTATAAGGTAGTGCCTTACTGCCCACGTTGCGGGACGCCGCTCTCCAGCCACGAGTTGGCCCTGGGCTATGAAACGACAGTGGACCCTTCCATCTACGTCAAATTCCCTTTGCGGGATGAGGCGAACACCTATTTCTTGGTGTGGACGACCACGCCCTGGACGCTGCCGGGTAACGTCGCTTTGGCGGTGCATCCTGACGAGACCTACGTCATGGTCGAGCAAGGCGGCGAGCGGCTCATTTTGGTCAAAGCCCTGCTGAACGAGGCTTTGCGCGGCGAATACACCATCCTCAAAGAGATGCCCGGCCGCGACCTCAAAGGTATCCACTACCGCCCACTATACACATTCCTGCCGGTAGAGGGCGATTACTGCTACGTTCTCCTGGGCGACTTTGTAACTACTGCGGAGGGCACCGGCATCGTTCATATCGCCCCTGCCTTCGGTGAGGACGACTTGAACGTGGGCCGAGAATATAACCTGCCCATCCTCCAGACGGTAGATCTCAAAGGCAACTTCATTGATGCTGTAACGCCCTGGCGTGGCCTGTTCGTGAAAGATGCAGACCCACTGATCATGGAGGACTTGAGAGGGCGTGGCCTGATGTATCACGTCGGACAATACGAGCACGTCTATCCCTTCTGCTGGCGCTGTGATACGCCGTTACTCTACTATGCCAAGACCACTTGGTACATTGAAACCACGCGTTACAAAGACCGCTTGCTGGCGAACAACCAACTCATTAACTGGATCCCATCCCACATCAAAGACGGACGCTTCGGTGACTGGCTGCAGAACAATGTGGACTGGGCATTAGGCCGCGAGCGTTACTGGGGCACGCCACTGCCAGTGTGGGTTTGTGATGGCTGCGGCGAGAAGACGTGCATCGGTAGCGTGGCTGAACTGCGCGAACGAGTGCGTGACCCGAAGGCGCATGTCGGCGCACTGACTGCCCTGCGCTCCGAGGAAGCCAGCCTCTCAGAATTGGATCTGCATCGCCCGTACATTGATCAGGTAACTTTCCCCTGCTCCAAATGCGCGGGGACGATGCGCCGCGTGCCCGAGGTGATTGACTGCTGGTTTGATTCGGGGGCTATGCCTGTTGCGCAGTGGCACTATCCTTTCGAGAATAAAGAACTCTTCCAGTCCCAATTTCCGGCGGACTTCATCTGCGAGGGAATTGACCAGACCCGCGGATGGTTCTACTCGCTCCATGCTATCGCCACGCTCCTCTTCGACCAGCCCGCCTATAAGACTTGCATCTCTTTCGGACTCGTCTTGGATGAGGAGGGGCAGAAGATGAGCAAGTCCAAGGGGAACGTCGTGGACCCGTGGGAGGTGATCAATGTCCACGGGGCCGACGCCACACGCTGGTACTTTTATACAGCGGCGCCCCCCGATTATCCGCGACGCTTCTCGGTGGATTTGGTAGGCGAGACCGTTCGCAAGTTCATGTTGACGCTCTGGAACACCTATGGCTTTTTCGTCACCTATGCCAATATCGATGGCTTTGATCCGCGCCAGGGCTGGGTGGACGTGAAGCAGCGTCCGGAAATTGACCGCTGGATACTTTCCGAGTTGAATGCCCTGGTGCGAGTTGTGGACGAGGGGATGTCGAACTTCGATATGACCGGCCCGGCCCGCGCCATCCAGGATTTCGTGGATGACCTAAGCAACTGGTATGTGCGCCGCTCCCGACGCCGCTTCTGGAAGAGTGGTTTGGCAGAAGATAAACGGTCTGCGCACCACACTTTGTACACTTGCCTAGTGACCCTGTGCAAACTACTTGCCCCCTTCACGCCGTTTACTGCTGAGGCAATGTACCAGAACCTGGTGCGCGCTGTGGACGCCAGTGCGCCTGAGAGTGTGCACCTTTGTGATTACCCACAGGCCGACGCTGCGTTGATTGACCCTAAGTTGATGGCCGACACGCGGCTGGTGATGCGCCTGGCCAGCCTGGGGCATGCCGCGCGCAACAAAGCTGGACTGAAGGTGCGCCAACCCCTGGCAGAAGTGGCGGTTGTGCTACGCTCGGCCGAAGAACAAGCCAGTGTGCAGCGCCTCCAGGAGCTCCTCTTAGACGAGTTGAACGTTAAATCCTTGCGCTTGGTGGAGGACAAGGGCGAACTGGTGACTTACACCGCCCGCGCCGTGGCCAGTCTGGTGGGCAAGAAATATGGGTCGCTATTCCCAAAGGTCCAGGGTGCACTCGCCAAGATGAATGCAGAGGAGGTGGCCAGATCAGTCTCTGAGGGACGAAGCGTAGAAGTCGAGGTCGAGGGACAATGGATCACCCTGAACCCAGGGGAAGTGGAGGTTCGCACCCATGAACGGGAGGGTTACGTCGTGGCTGAGGATGCCGGTTACCTGGTTGCCATTCGCACGGCCTTGACACCACAACTTATCTCCGAGGGACTGGCGCGTGAATTAGTGCGCCGAGTGCAGACGCTGCGCAAAGAGGCTGACTTTCGCATTGATGAGACCATCTCGACATACTACCAGACTGGCCCTCAATTAGGCGCTGTCTTGCATGAGTGGGCAGAATACTTCAAGGGCGAGACCCTGTCTGTCTTGCTCGAGGAGACCGTAGAAGCGCCAGATGAGCGCGCCTATACAGGTACTTTTGACGTGGATGGCGAGGCGATCACTTTTTGGCTCTTGCCCTCCGCGGATAGCGACTGGTGGACGCGGCACGGGAAGTGA
- a CDS encoding alanyl-tRNA editing protein, translating into MTELLYLTDSYLRQFSASITVVGEGQVALDATAFYPGGGGQPADTGILRAGDIEYTVVGLKKEGDLVWHRLEGSVPPVGTSVVGQIDWERRYRLMRTHTALHILCGVIWRDFGALVTGGNMEPLKARMDFELEHMSADFADDVERRVNYEVAQARPVLVRILPREEAFQIPDLIRTKINLLPENIRQVRVVEIAGLDMQADGGTHVANTREVGTIRVVGHESKGRLNKRLRIELDE; encoded by the coding sequence GTGACCGAACTCTTGTACCTGACGGATAGTTACTTGCGCCAGTTCTCGGCCTCCATCACCGTCGTGGGCGAGGGGCAGGTGGCGCTGGATGCTACAGCCTTCTACCCTGGCGGCGGAGGACAGCCGGCCGACACCGGCATTTTGCGCGCCGGGGATATAGAATACACTGTGGTGGGGCTGAAAAAAGAGGGTGACTTGGTATGGCATCGTTTAGAGGGTAGCGTACCGCCAGTGGGTACGTCCGTCGTCGGCCAGATTGACTGGGAGCGGCGCTACCGCCTGATGCGCACTCACACCGCGTTGCATATCCTTTGCGGCGTCATCTGGCGGGATTTCGGCGCTCTCGTCACCGGTGGCAACATGGAACCCCTGAAAGCGCGCATGGACTTCGAATTGGAGCATATGAGCGCTGACTTCGCCGATGATGTGGAGCGGCGCGTCAACTACGAGGTGGCCCAGGCCCGTCCAGTCTTAGTGCGAATACTGCCGCGGGAGGAGGCGTTCCAGATACCCGACCTCATCCGCACGAAGATCAACCTGCTGCCGGAGAACATCCGCCAGGTGCGGGTGGTGGAAATCGCGGGCCTCGACATGCAGGCTGATGGCGGGACACACGTCGCCAATACTCGCGAGGTGGGCACCATCCGCGTGGTCGGTCACGAGAGCAAGGGGCGCCTCAACAAGCGCCTGCGCATTGAGTTGGACGAGTAG
- a CDS encoding tryptophan-rich sensory protein, protein MNKNVLRQTVSVLAVVATIVVNGLANALPLNGQTTGAISDRFDVYFVPAGYVFSIWGWIYLGLILFGLYQALPRQQENPRLVRVGYLFALSCTANIVWLFLWHYEQFPLTLVAMTALLLLLIAIYMRLGIGRAAVPSTEKWLVDVPFSIYLGWITVATIANATDVLNYLGWDGWGISAPVWAVIMLLAATVIAAVVSLTRGDVAYMLVIAWAFAGIAVKQAHTPMVAVAAWIATALVLLMLVLGVVLHRHRKPCSGVAGLP, encoded by the coding sequence ATGAACAAGAACGTGCTCAGACAGACAGTGAGCGTACTCGCTGTGGTCGCGACCATTGTGGTCAATGGCTTGGCAAACGCACTCCCATTGAATGGACAGACCACCGGAGCGATCTCGGATCGCTTTGACGTTTACTTCGTACCAGCAGGTTACGTGTTTTCCATCTGGGGATGGATCTACCTGGGCTTGATCCTCTTCGGCCTTTACCAGGCACTGCCTAGACAACAGGAGAACCCGCGTTTGGTCCGAGTTGGTTACCTATTCGCTCTGAGTTGCACTGCCAATATCGTTTGGCTCTTCCTTTGGCATTATGAGCAGTTCCCATTAACCCTGGTGGCCATGACGGCGTTGCTGTTGTTGCTGATCGCAATTTACATGCGTCTGGGAATCGGACGTGCAGCGGTTCCCTCAACCGAAAAATGGCTCGTGGACGTGCCCTTCAGCATCTACCTGGGATGGATCACCGTGGCAACCATTGCCAATGCGACCGATGTGTTGAACTACTTGGGGTGGGATGGGTGGGGGATCAGTGCCCCGGTCTGGGCCGTGATTATGCTGCTGGCGGCAACTGTTATTGCGGCAGTGGTGAGTCTCACGAGGGGGGACGTCGCCTATATGTTGGTGATCGCCTGGGCTTTCGCTGGAATCGCCGTTAAGCAAGCGCACACGCCGATGGTGGCTGTAGCCGCTTGGATTGCCACAGCCTTGGTGCTGCTAATGCTTGTGCTGGGCGTCGTCCTCCATAGGCATCGCAAGCCGTGTTCTGGAGTAGCCGGGCTACCGTAG
- a CDS encoding antibiotic biosynthesis monooxygenase: MVEIIWEFVVKEEARGQFELAYGPGGAWSGLFGWYTGFRGITLLRDMKNPRRYLAIEVWETEAQREQALAERHAEYANLDAAFAEWCESRTELGVFRVLAEATVHPLGRARRTKVGEGGRRNRPGRSGKSE; the protein is encoded by the coding sequence ATGGTCGAAATTATCTGGGAATTTGTCGTCAAGGAGGAGGCGCGAGGCCAGTTCGAATTGGCATACGGCCCAGGTGGCGCCTGGAGCGGGCTGTTCGGATGGTACACGGGCTTCCGCGGCATCACCCTGCTGCGCGACATGAAGAATCCGCGGCGGTATCTGGCGATCGAAGTCTGGGAGACAGAGGCGCAGCGGGAGCAAGCACTGGCCGAACGCCATGCCGAGTATGCTAACTTGGACGCCGCCTTTGCGGAGTGGTGCGAGTCCAGGACTGAGTTGGGTGTCTTCAGAGTGCTCGCCGAGGCGACGGTACATCCCCTCGGCAGGGCAAGGCGAACCAAAGTAGGAGAAGGCGGGCGCAGGAACCGCCCCGGGAGGAGCGGAAAAAGTGAGTAG